In one window of Erwinia tasmaniensis Et1/99 DNA:
- the argF gene encoding ornithine carbamoyltransferase: MSQLYQRHFLRLLDFIPDEINGLLKLASRLKATKKKGDETQYLKGKNIALIFEKDSTRTRCSFEVAAFDQGANVTWLGPSGSQIGHKESIKDTARVLGRMYHAIQYRGHGQQLVESLAEHAGVPVWNGLTNEFHPTQLLADLLTMQEHLPEKTLNQMTLAYVGDTQNNMGNTLLEAAALVGLDLRLVAPKSCWPDPALVAQCRDVAQQTGGKITLTEDIAAGVQGADFIYTDVWVSMGEPKEVWHERITLLRPYQVNMALLQATGNPQVKFLHCLPAFHDDQTLLGQQMAQQYDLHGGMEVTDEVFESAHSVVFDQAENRLHTIKAVMVATLSQQE; this comes from the coding sequence ATGAGTCAGTTATATCAGCGCCACTTCCTACGGCTACTTGATTTCATTCCTGATGAAATCAACGGGTTACTAAAGCTGGCGTCACGGCTTAAAGCCACAAAGAAAAAAGGCGATGAAACTCAGTACCTGAAAGGCAAAAACATCGCGCTCATCTTCGAAAAAGACTCGACCCGTACCCGATGCTCTTTCGAAGTTGCCGCGTTCGATCAGGGCGCCAACGTCACCTGGCTTGGCCCGAGCGGCAGTCAAATTGGCCATAAAGAATCGATAAAAGACACCGCGCGCGTGCTGGGCCGTATGTATCATGCCATCCAGTATCGCGGCCACGGCCAGCAGCTGGTGGAATCGCTGGCAGAACATGCCGGTGTGCCGGTGTGGAACGGGCTGACCAATGAGTTTCACCCTACCCAGCTGCTGGCGGACCTGTTGACGATGCAGGAACACCTGCCGGAAAAAACCTTAAACCAAATGACGCTGGCCTACGTGGGCGATACGCAGAACAATATGGGTAATACCCTGCTGGAAGCGGCCGCGCTGGTCGGTCTCGACCTGCGTCTGGTTGCGCCGAAGAGCTGCTGGCCGGATCCCGCGCTGGTCGCCCAATGCCGCGATGTGGCGCAGCAGACCGGGGGGAAAATCACCCTGACCGAAGATATCGCTGCGGGGGTACAGGGCGCTGATTTTATTTATACCGACGTCTGGGTATCGATGGGCGAACCAAAAGAGGTGTGGCACGAACGTATCACGCTGCTGCGTCCGTATCAGGTGAATATGGCGCTGTTGCAGGCGACCGGGAATCCCCAGGTGAAGTTCCTTCACTGCCTGCCCGCCTTCCACGACGATCAGACTTTGCTCGGCCAGCAGATGGCGCAGCAGTACGATCTGCACGGCGGTATGGAAGTGACCGATGAGGTGTTTGAATCCGCGCACAGCGTGGTATTCGACCAGGCGGAAAACCGCCTGCATACCATCAAAGCGGTGATGGTCGCCACGCTGTCACAGCAAGAATAG
- the pyrI gene encoding aspartate carbamoyltransferase regulatory subunit, producing the protein MTQDNKLQVEAIKRGTVIDHIPALVGFKLLSLFRLTETDQRITIGLNLPSGELGRKDLIKIENTFLTDDQVNQLAVYAPHATVNRIDEYNVVAKLSPTLPDRIDRVLTCPNSNCISRSEPVDSSFAVKKRHDELHLKCKYCEKEFAHHVVMANG; encoded by the coding sequence ATGACTCAGGACAATAAACTACAGGTCGAAGCGATTAAACGCGGTACGGTGATTGACCATATTCCGGCACTGGTTGGCTTTAAGCTGCTGTCGCTGTTCCGCCTGACGGAAACCGATCAGCGCATTACTATCGGCCTGAACCTGCCCTCCGGGGAGCTGGGACGTAAAGACCTGATCAAGATTGAGAACACCTTTCTGACCGACGATCAGGTTAATCAGCTGGCGGTGTATGCCCCGCACGCCACGGTAAACCGTATTGATGAATATAACGTGGTGGCGAAGCTCTCCCCCACGCTGCCGGATCGCATCGACCGCGTGCTGACCTGCCCGAACAGCAACTGTATCAGCCGCAGCGAGCCGGTTGATTCCAGCTTCGCGGTGAAAAAACGCCATGATGAACTGCACCTGAAGTGCAAATATTGTGAAAAAGAGTTCGCGCACCATGTGGTGATGGCAAACGGCTGA
- the pyrB gene encoding aspartate carbamoyltransferase, with protein MANPLYRKHVISINDLNRSELELVLRTAASLKASPQPELLKHNVIASCFFEASTRTRLSFETAMHRLGASVVGFADGGNTSLGKKGETLADTISVIGTYVDAIVMRHPQEGAARLATEFSGGVPVLNAGDGANQHPTQTLLDLFTIQETQGRLSNLHVAMVGDLKYGRTVHSLAQALAKFDGNRFYFIAPDALAMPAYITDMLDEKGIAWTRHDSIEEVVPQVDILYMTRVQKERLDPSEYANVKAQFVLRAADLSGARENMKVLHPLPRIDEIDNNVDDTPHAWYFQQAGNGIYARQALLALVLNRELAL; from the coding sequence ATGGCCAATCCGCTCTATCGCAAACATGTTATTTCCATTAACGATCTCAACCGTAGCGAGCTGGAGCTGGTGCTGCGCACCGCCGCCAGCCTGAAAGCGAGCCCGCAGCCGGAACTGCTGAAACATAATGTGATTGCCAGCTGCTTCTTTGAGGCCTCAACCCGTACCCGCCTGTCATTTGAAACCGCCATGCACCGGCTCGGGGCCTCGGTGGTGGGTTTTGCCGATGGCGGTAATACCTCTCTGGGCAAGAAAGGTGAAACCCTGGCCGATACCATTTCGGTGATTGGCACCTATGTCGATGCCATCGTGATGCGCCATCCTCAGGAAGGTGCCGCACGGCTGGCTACCGAATTCTCCGGCGGCGTGCCGGTGCTGAATGCCGGAGACGGTGCCAACCAGCATCCAACCCAGACGCTGCTCGACCTGTTCACCATCCAGGAAACCCAGGGGCGCTTGAGCAATCTGCATGTCGCGATGGTTGGCGACCTGAAATATGGCCGCACCGTGCACTCACTGGCGCAGGCGCTGGCGAAATTCGACGGCAATCGCTTTTATTTTATCGCTCCGGATGCGCTGGCAATGCCGGCCTATATCACCGATATGCTCGACGAAAAAGGCATTGCCTGGACCCGGCATGACAGCATTGAAGAAGTGGTTCCGCAGGTAGATATTCTGTATATGACTCGCGTACAGAAAGAGCGCCTCGACCCCTCGGAATATGCCAATGTAAAAGCGCAGTTTGTGCTGCGCGCTGCCGATTTGAGCGGTGCCCGTGAAAATATGAAGGTACTGCATCCGCTGCCGCGTATTGATGAAATCGATAACAATGTCGACGACACGCCACACGCCTGGTATTTCCAGCAGGCAGGCAACGGTATCTACGCACGTCAGGCGCTTCTGGCGCTGGTACTCAACCGCGAACTGGCTCTGTAA
- a CDS encoding GNAT family N-acetyltransferase translates to MTSPTETAPRVRPITRADNPHIAAVIREVSAEFGLTADKGYTISDPNLDHLYELYSAENSAYWIVEIAGRVVGGGGVAPLTGSDADVCELQKMYFQPSVRGLGLARSLAIGAMDYGRQCGFTRCYLETTASLTRAIRLYEQLGFRHIDGPMGATGHVDCEVTMLKML, encoded by the coding sequence ATGACATCCCCGACAGAGACTGCCCCGCGCGTACGCCCTATCACCCGCGCTGACAACCCGCATATCGCCGCCGTTATTCGTGAAGTGTCGGCAGAATTTGGCCTGACGGCAGACAAAGGCTATACGATTTCGGACCCCAATCTTGATCATCTTTATGAGCTGTACAGCGCGGAAAACAGCGCCTACTGGATAGTGGAAATCGCGGGCAGGGTTGTCGGCGGCGGCGGCGTTGCCCCGCTGACGGGGAGCGATGCCGACGTTTGCGAGCTGCAAAAGATGTATTTCCAGCCCTCCGTGCGTGGCCTCGGGCTGGCACGCAGTCTGGCGATCGGGGCGATGGATTACGGTCGCCAGTGCGGTTTTACGCGCTGCTATCTGGAAACGACCGCCTCGCTGACACGCGCAATACGCCTGTATGAACAGCTTGGCTTTCGCCATATTGACGGCCCGATGGGAGCCACCGGCCATGTGGACTGTGAAGTGACAATGCTGAAAATGCTGTGA
- the lptF gene encoding LPS export ABC transporter permease LptF, giving the protein MIIIRYLVRETLKSQLAILFILLLIFFCQKLVRILGAAVDGEIPTNLVLTLLGLGVPQMAQLILPLSLFLAILMTLGRLYAESEITVMHACGLGKSVLVKAAMILMLFTALLAAVNVGWLGPWSSRYQNEVLQNAKANPGAAALAAGQFQQSGDGQSVLFIENVKGDTFSNVFLAQLRPKGNARPSVVVSEHGHMEQRRDGSQVVTLDQGTRFEGTALLRDFRITDFKNYQAIVGHQVVTLDPNDSEQMSLDTLWHSDKPDFRSELHWRLTLVFSVLIMALMVVPLSVVNPRQGRVLSMLPAMLLYLVFFLLQSSLRSSGDKGRVDPAIAMWTVNVVYLALAVLLNAWDTVPMRRLRARFTRGGSV; this is encoded by the coding sequence GTGATTATCATTAGATATCTGGTTCGGGAAACGCTCAAAAGCCAGTTGGCTATCCTGTTTATCCTGCTGCTGATCTTCTTTTGCCAGAAGTTAGTCAGGATATTGGGAGCCGCGGTGGATGGCGAGATCCCTACAAATTTAGTTCTGACATTACTCGGCCTTGGCGTGCCGCAAATGGCGCAATTAATCCTGCCATTAAGCCTGTTTTTAGCCATTCTGATGACGCTTGGCCGGCTCTATGCCGAGAGCGAAATTACGGTCATGCATGCCTGTGGTTTGGGTAAAAGCGTGCTGGTGAAGGCCGCCATGATCCTGATGCTGTTTACCGCGCTGCTGGCGGCGGTCAACGTTGGTTGGCTTGGCCCCTGGTCTTCACGCTATCAGAATGAAGTATTGCAAAACGCGAAGGCGAACCCAGGCGCTGCGGCGCTGGCAGCCGGGCAGTTCCAGCAGTCGGGGGATGGGCAATCGGTGCTGTTTATTGAAAACGTCAAGGGTGACACCTTTAGCAACGTTTTCCTCGCGCAGCTGCGGCCAAAGGGCAACGCCCGTCCTTCCGTCGTGGTTTCCGAACATGGTCATATGGAACAGCGCAGAGACGGTTCGCAGGTGGTGACGCTGGACCAGGGCACGCGCTTTGAGGGCACCGCATTGCTGCGTGACTTCCGCATTACCGATTTTAAAAACTACCAGGCGATTGTTGGTCATCAGGTGGTGACGCTTGACCCGAATGATTCAGAGCAGATGAGCCTTGATACCCTGTGGCATTCCGACAAGCCCGATTTTCGTAGCGAGCTGCACTGGCGTTTGACGCTGGTATTTTCGGTATTGATTATGGCGCTGATGGTGGTGCCGCTTAGCGTGGTGAATCCACGCCAGGGCCGCGTGCTGTCGATGCTCCCCGCCATGCTGCTGTATCTGGTGTTCTTCCTGCTGCAAAGTTCACTGCGCTCCAGCGGCGACAAGGGTCGCGTCGACCCGGCTATTGCGATGTGGACAGTTAACGTTGTTTATTTGGCGCTGGCCGTGCTGCTGAATGCGTGGGATACGGTGCCGATGCGCCGTCTGCGCGCTCGCTTTACCCGCGGAGGATCGGTCTGA
- a CDS encoding DNA polymerase III subunit chi, with protein MKNATFYLLETDAPVGELSAQEALVCSLAEARWREGKRVLIACEDEAQAIRLDEALWQRPASAFVPHNLAGEGPKYGAPVELAWPQRRGNAPRDLLISLLPQFADFATAFYEVIDFVPYEASLKQLARDRYKAYRSVGFHLNTATPPLPKT; from the coding sequence ATGAAAAACGCAACTTTCTATCTGCTGGAAACCGACGCTCCGGTTGGCGAGCTGAGCGCTCAGGAAGCGCTGGTCTGCTCGCTGGCCGAGGCCCGCTGGCGTGAGGGGAAGCGCGTGTTGATCGCCTGTGAAGACGAAGCACAAGCCATCCGGCTGGATGAAGCGCTGTGGCAGCGTCCAGCCAGCGCCTTTGTCCCGCATAATCTGGCGGGAGAAGGGCCAAAGTATGGTGCCCCGGTTGAACTGGCCTGGCCGCAGCGGCGCGGCAATGCGCCGCGCGATCTGCTGATCAGCCTGCTGCCGCAGTTTGCAGATTTTGCCACCGCTTTCTATGAAGTGATAGACTTCGTACCCTATGAAGCATCTTTGAAACAGCTGGCGCGCGACCGCTACAAAGCGTATCGCAGCGTTGGCTTCCACTTGAATACGGCAACGCCCCCCTTGCCTAAGACATAG
- a CDS encoding valine--tRNA ligase, protein MEKTYNPQDIEQPLYEHWEQQGYFKPHGDTSQESFCIMIPPPNVTGSLHMGHAFQQTIMDTLIRYQRMQGKNTLWQAGTDHAGIATQMVVERKIAAEEGKTRQDYGRDAFIEKIWQWKAESGGTITRQMRRLGNSVDWERERFTMDDGLSNAVKEVFVRLHKENLIYRGKRLVNWDPKLRTAISDLEVENRESKGSMWHVRYPLADGVKTADGKDYLVVATTRPETVLGDTGVAVNPEDPRYKDLIGKFLVLPLVGRRIPIVGDEHADMEKGTGCVKITPAHDFNDYEVGRRHRLPMINILTFDGDIRDSAQVYDTNGEESDACDPTIPAEFRGLERFAARKAIVAAVDALGLLDEIKPHDLTVPYGDRGGVVIEPMLTDQWYVRTAPLAKVAVEAVEQGDIQFVPKQYENMYFSWMRDIQDWCISRQLWWGHRIPAWYDAAGNVYVARSEEEARAENNLGADVVLTQDEDVLDTWFSSGLWTFSTLGWPENTEALRTFHPTSVLVSGFDIIFFWIARMIMLTMHFIKDEDGKPQVPFKTVYMTGLIRDDEGQKMSKSKGNVIDPLDMVDGISLEDLLEKRTGNMMQPQLAEKIRKRTEKQFPNGIEPHGTDALRFTLAALASTGRDINWDMKRLEGYRNFCNKLWNASRFVLMNTEDHDCGFNGGELALSLADRWILAEFNRTVKAYREALDSYRFDIAANILYEFTWNQFCDWYLELAKPVMNGGNEAQLRGTRNTLVNVLEALLRLAHPIIPFITETIWQRVKVLKNISDDTIMLQPMPAFSASRVDEVAMADTEWLKQAIVAVRNIRNEMNISPAKPLDVLLRGASDEVVRRVNDNHNFLKTLARLTTLELLPAGEKGPVAVTKLVDGAELLIPMADLVDKTAELERLAKEVAKLEVEMEKINAKLGNEGFVARAPEAVVAKERERLSDFALAKTKLIEQQAVIAAL, encoded by the coding sequence ATGGAAAAGACATATAACCCGCAAGATATCGAGCAGCCGCTTTACGAGCACTGGGAACAACAGGGCTATTTTAAACCGCACGGCGATACGTCCCAGGAAAGCTTCTGCATCATGATCCCGCCGCCGAACGTGACCGGTAGCTTGCATATGGGCCACGCTTTCCAGCAGACCATCATGGACACCCTGATCCGCTACCAGCGTATGCAGGGGAAAAATACCCTGTGGCAGGCAGGTACTGACCACGCGGGCATCGCCACGCAAATGGTGGTTGAGCGCAAGATCGCCGCAGAAGAAGGCAAAACCCGCCAGGATTACGGCCGTGATGCCTTTATTGAGAAAATCTGGCAGTGGAAAGCCGAGTCCGGCGGCACCATTACGCGCCAGATGCGCCGCCTGGGCAACTCCGTCGACTGGGAGCGTGAGCGCTTCACCATGGATGATGGCCTGTCGAACGCGGTGAAAGAGGTGTTCGTTCGTCTGCACAAAGAAAACCTGATTTACCGCGGCAAGCGCCTGGTGAACTGGGACCCGAAACTGCGCACCGCTATTTCCGACCTGGAAGTGGAAAACCGCGAGTCGAAAGGTTCCATGTGGCATGTCCGCTATCCGCTGGCCGACGGTGTTAAAACCGCCGACGGCAAGGATTACCTGGTGGTGGCCACCACGCGCCCGGAAACCGTGCTCGGCGATACCGGCGTGGCGGTCAACCCGGAAGATCCGCGTTATAAAGACCTGATCGGCAAATTCCTCGTACTGCCGCTGGTGGGTCGCCGTATTCCGATCGTCGGCGACGAACACGCGGATATGGAGAAAGGCACCGGCTGTGTAAAAATCACCCCGGCGCACGACTTCAACGACTACGAAGTGGGCCGCCGCCATCGCTTACCGATGATCAATATCCTGACCTTCGATGGCGATATCCGCGATTCCGCTCAGGTATATGACACCAATGGCGAAGAGTCTGACGCCTGCGATCCCACCATCCCGGCAGAGTTCCGCGGGCTGGAGCGCTTTGCCGCACGTAAAGCCATCGTCGCGGCGGTGGATGCACTCGGCCTGCTGGACGAGATCAAACCGCACGACCTGACGGTGCCTTACGGCGACCGTGGCGGCGTGGTGATCGAACCGATGCTGACCGATCAGTGGTACGTGCGCACTGCCCCGCTGGCGAAAGTGGCGGTAGAAGCAGTAGAACAGGGCGATATCCAGTTCGTGCCGAAGCAGTACGAAAACATGTATTTCTCGTGGATGCGCGATATCCAGGACTGGTGTATCTCACGCCAGCTGTGGTGGGGTCACCGCATTCCGGCCTGGTATGATGCCGCAGGCAATGTCTACGTTGCCCGCAGCGAAGAAGAAGCGCGCGCCGAAAACAATCTGGGCGCGGACGTGGTGCTGACCCAGGACGAAGACGTGCTGGATACCTGGTTCTCCTCCGGGCTGTGGACGTTCTCCACCCTCGGCTGGCCGGAAAATACCGAAGCGCTGCGCACCTTCCATCCTACCAGCGTGCTGGTGAGCGGCTTCGATATTATCTTCTTCTGGATTGCGCGCATGATCATGCTGACCATGCACTTTATCAAAGATGAAGACGGCAAGCCGCAGGTGCCGTTCAAAACCGTCTATATGACCGGCCTGATCCGCGACGATGAAGGGCAGAAAATGTCCAAGTCGAAAGGCAACGTTATCGATCCGCTGGATATGGTTGACGGTATCTCGCTGGAAGACCTGCTGGAGAAGCGCACCGGCAACATGATGCAGCCGCAGCTGGCTGAGAAAATCCGCAAGCGCACCGAGAAGCAGTTCCCGAACGGCATTGAGCCGCACGGCACCGACGCGCTGCGCTTTACCCTGGCGGCGCTGGCGTCAACCGGGCGTGATATCAACTGGGATATGAAACGTCTGGAAGGTTACCGCAACTTCTGTAACAAGCTGTGGAACGCCAGCCGCTTCGTGCTGATGAACACCGAAGATCACGACTGTGGCTTCAACGGCGGTGAACTGGCGCTGTCGCTGGCGGACCGCTGGATCCTTGCCGAGTTTAACCGCACGGTGAAAGCCTACCGCGAAGCGCTGGACAGCTACCGTTTCGATATTGCCGCCAATATCCTGTATGAGTTCACCTGGAACCAGTTCTGCGACTGGTATCTGGAGCTGGCCAAACCGGTCATGAACGGCGGTAACGAGGCCCAGCTGCGCGGCACGCGTAATACGCTGGTGAACGTGCTGGAAGCCCTGCTGCGCCTGGCGCATCCGATTATTCCATTTATCACCGAAACCATCTGGCAGCGGGTGAAAGTGCTGAAAAATATCAGCGACGACACCATCATGCTACAGCCGATGCCGGCATTCTCTGCCAGCAGGGTAGACGAGGTGGCGATGGCCGATACCGAGTGGCTTAAGCAGGCCATCGTTGCGGTGCGTAATATCCGTAATGAGATGAATATCTCTCCGGCCAAGCCGTTGGATGTGCTGCTGCGTGGGGCCAGTGATGAAGTGGTACGGCGCGTCAATGACAACCACAACTTCCTGAAAACCCTGGCACGCCTGACGACGCTGGAGCTGCTGCCTGCGGGCGAGAAAGGCCCGGTTGCCGTCACCAAACTGGTTGATGGCGCTGAACTGCTGATCCCGATGGCTGACCTGGTGGATAAAACCGCCGAGCTGGAGCGTCTGGCGAAGGAAGTGGCTAAGCTGGAGGTGGAAATGGAAAAAATCAACGCCAAGCTGGGTAACGAAGGGTTTGTCGCACGCGCACCGGAAGCGGTGGTGGCAAAAGAGCGTGAACGCCTGAGCGATTTTGCTTTGGCTAAAACCAAACTGATCGAGCAGCAGGCGGTGATCGCCGCGCTGTAA
- the ridA gene encoding 2-iminobutanoate/2-iminopropanoate deaminase — translation MSREISTEKAPAAIGPYVQGVDLGSMIMTSGQIPVDPTTGTVADDIAAQARQSLENVRAIVEAAGLQVGDIVKTTVFVKDLNDFATVNATYEAFFTEHQANFPARSCVEVARLPKDVKIEIEAIAVRRQA, via the coding sequence ATGTCTCGCGAAATCAGTACTGAAAAAGCGCCTGCCGCCATCGGCCCCTATGTTCAGGGCGTCGACCTCGGCAGCATGATTATGACCTCTGGCCAGATCCCGGTCGATCCCACTACCGGCACGGTGGCGGACGATATTGCCGCCCAGGCACGCCAGTCGCTGGAAAACGTGCGGGCGATTGTAGAAGCCGCCGGTTTGCAGGTTGGTGACATCGTGAAAACCACGGTGTTCGTTAAAGATCTTAATGACTTCGCCACGGTTAACGCCACCTACGAAGCGTTTTTCACCGAACATCAGGCCAACTTCCCGGCACGCTCGTGCGTGGAAGTCGCGCGTTTGCCAAAAGATGTGAAAATCGAAATCGAAGCGATCGCCGTGCGGCGCCAGGCATAA
- the rraB gene encoding ribonuclease E inhibitor RraB: MANEALLEEQREETRLIIEELLEDGSDPDALYTIEHHFSCDSFDALEKAAVEAFKLGYEVTEPEELDLEDGTKIMCCDILSEGALNAELIDVQVEQLVDVAGKFNVDYDGWGTYFEDPDAQDEDEDDDEHLDGEDNGVRH; this comes from the coding sequence ATGGCTAACGAAGCATTGCTGGAAGAGCAGCGTGAAGAAACGCGGCTAATTATTGAAGAACTGCTGGAAGATGGCAGCGACCCTGACGCGCTGTATACCATTGAGCATCATTTTTCCTGTGACAGCTTCGACGCGCTGGAAAAGGCAGCGGTAGAAGCGTTCAAGCTGGGCTACGAAGTCACCGAGCCGGAAGAGCTGGATCTGGAAGACGGCACGAAAATCATGTGCTGCGACATCCTTAGCGAAGGCGCGTTAAATGCCGAGCTGATCGACGTGCAGGTTGAGCAGCTGGTGGATGTCGCGGGTAAATTCAACGTTGACTACGACGGATGGGGTACCTATTTCGAGGACCCGGATGCGCAGGATGAAGACGAAGACGACGACGAGCACCTGGACGGCGAGGATAACGGCGTACGCCACTGA
- the pepA gene encoding leucyl aminopeptidase, with protein sequence MEFSVKSGSPEKQRSACIVVGVFEPRRLSPIAEQLDKISDGYISALLRRGELEGKVGQTLLLHHVPNILSERILLIGCGKERELDERQYKQVIQKTINTLNDTGSMEAVCFLTELHVKGRNTYWKVRQAVETSKEALYSFDQLKSNKVEPRRPLRKLVFNVPTRRELTSGERAIQHGLAVAAGVKAAKDLGNMPPNICNAAYLASQARQLADAYSKNITTRVIGEQQMKELGMNAYLAVGQGSQNESLMSVIEYKGNPDAEARPIVLVGKGVTFDTGGISLKPGEAMDEMKYDMCGAASVYGVMRMVAELNLPLNVVGVLAGCENMPGGRAYRPGDVLTTMSGQTVEVLNTDAEGRLVLCDALTYVERFDPEVVIDVATLTGACVIALGHHISGLLSNHNPLAHELIGASEQAGDRAWRLPMADEYQDQLESNFADMANIGGRPGGAITAACFLARFTRKYNWAHLDVAGTAWRSGKAKGATGRPVALLSQFLLNRAGLNGDD encoded by the coding sequence ATGGAGTTCAGTGTAAAAAGCGGTAGCCCGGAAAAACAGCGCAGTGCCTGCATCGTGGTGGGCGTGTTTGAACCGCGCCGGCTGTCACCGATTGCTGAACAGCTGGACAAAATCAGCGATGGATATATCAGTGCCCTGCTGCGCCGTGGCGAACTGGAAGGCAAAGTCGGCCAGACTCTGCTGTTACATCATGTGCCTAATATCCTTTCTGAGCGCATCCTGCTGATTGGCTGTGGAAAAGAGCGTGAGCTTGACGAACGCCAGTATAAGCAGGTTATTCAGAAAACCATCAATACTCTGAATGATACCGGTTCAATGGAAGCGGTGTGTTTTCTCACCGAACTGCACGTCAAAGGGCGCAATACCTACTGGAAAGTGCGCCAGGCGGTGGAAACGTCGAAAGAAGCCTTGTACAGCTTCGATCAGCTGAAAAGTAATAAAGTTGAACCACGCCGCCCGCTGCGCAAACTGGTATTCAACGTGCCTACGCGCCGCGAGCTGACCAGCGGCGAGCGCGCCATCCAGCACGGACTGGCCGTGGCGGCAGGCGTGAAAGCGGCGAAAGATCTCGGCAATATGCCGCCTAATATCTGTAACGCCGCCTACCTTGCCTCGCAGGCGCGCCAGCTGGCGGACGCCTACAGTAAAAATATCACTACGCGCGTCATCGGCGAACAGCAGATGAAAGAGCTGGGTATGAATGCCTATCTCGCCGTCGGCCAGGGGTCGCAAAACGAGTCCCTGATGTCGGTGATTGAGTACAAGGGCAACCCGGATGCGGAAGCACGCCCTATCGTGCTGGTTGGTAAAGGCGTCACCTTCGATACCGGCGGCATCTCGCTGAAACCGGGCGAAGCGATGGACGAAATGAAGTACGATATGTGCGGTGCCGCGTCGGTGTACGGCGTGATGCGCATGGTCGCCGAGCTGAACCTGCCGCTGAACGTGGTTGGCGTGCTGGCAGGCTGTGAAAATATGCCGGGCGGGCGCGCCTATCGTCCGGGTGATGTACTGACCACCATGTCCGGCCAGACGGTGGAAGTGCTGAATACCGATGCGGAAGGTCGCCTGGTGCTGTGCGATGCCCTGACCTACGTTGAGCGTTTCGATCCGGAAGTGGTCATTGACGTCGCCACGCTGACCGGTGCCTGCGTGATTGCGCTTGGCCACCATATCAGCGGCCTGCTGTCGAACCACAACCCGCTGGCGCACGAGCTGATCGGCGCTTCCGAGCAGGCCGGTGACCGCGCCTGGCGTCTGCCAATGGCCGACGAATATCAGGATCAGCTGGAGTCCAATTTTGCCGATATGGCCAATATTGGCGGCCGTCCGGGCGGGGCTATCACCGCCGCCTGCTTCCTGGCGCGTTTCACCCGTAAGTACAACTGGGCACACCTGGACGTGGCGGGTACAGCCTGGCGCTCCGGCAAGGCCAAAGGTGCCACCGGGCGTCCGGTCGCGCTGCTGTCACAGTTCCTGCTGAATCGGGCAGGCCTGAACGGCGACGATTAA